TGAGTGTATTGATGATTGCATTACTGAGCGGCTGTTCAAAGCCCCCCGATTTGGATTCTCCATGCCATCACTTTGGGCAGTATTGCCCTCAGTATCCCATTAACGATGAACCCATTATGGAACTCACAAAATGAACACACTCATCAAAGGTCTAATGGTTGGTTTAATGGCTGTAACAATTAGCGCGTGTCATCACGAAAACCCGTTAAAAACACAACCTGCCAAGGCCAGTGTTACGTTTTTGATTAACGCCTCGGCCAATGCTGAAAAGCGATTGCACTTTGCCATTCACAAAGATGCTTATGGCTTTGCCTATCTGGAATGTATGGAAGGCAAGCAAAGTCCAGACATTCAATGTAATGCGCTATACCAAGGCATGATTGCCTTTGCCAAGGAAGGTCATTATGCGGGCTTCCAAATGATAACGCAGGCTGATTTAACCGAGCAAAAAGTGTTTGAATCACTGGCTGATGAATATGCCGAAACAGCAGCCATCATTTGGCCTCATTTTGTTTCGGGAACCTAAATCATGAATACACTACAGTTTGATAATTTTATCATACAGCTTTCTGGTGAAGTCGATAAGCTGACCAATCACTTTGTTTTTGATGGCTATACCGCTCTTGCTTCACTGCTTAAAGCCCCTTTGGGAGCGATGATTGTTCTTTACATCATTTTGAAAGGTTATGGAATTGCTTTGGGTGTTATCGAACGACCTCAGCATGAATTGTTTCGATTCAGTATGCGGGCGGGACTTATTTACATGATGGCCATGAACTGGGATCTGTTTTCATCCTACATGCGCGATCTGTTTGTATCGGGTAGTGAGTCCATTGCCACTACATTAATGCAGGCCGTTCATAAAAATCCCTCAAGCGGCTCAATCAATCAGGGTTTGCAAAATGTATTGAATGAAATCCTCAAACTGGGTTCGGATTTATTTGATGCAGGATCACTCAGAAAACTCACGCCCTATTTTGCGGGCATGATGGTGTTTTTATCAGGGAGTGTCACGATAGGTCTGGCTTTTATTGAAATCGTCATCGCTAAACTGATGTTGGCTGTGACCTTGTGCACAGCACCCTTATTCATCCTGTTTACGCTTTTTGACCAAACCAAATCCTTTTTTGACCGATGGCTTGGCGTGCTCGCCGGATTTGCCTTTGTGCTTATTTTTGTGTCCAGCGTGGTGGGGCTTTGCATCCACTTGT
This genomic interval from Legionella oakridgensis ATCC 33761 = DSM 21215 contains the following:
- the lvhB7 gene encoding T4SS-associated protein LvhB7, translating into MKWLLSVLMIALLSGCSKPPDLDSPCHHFGQYCPQYPINDEPIMELTK
- the lvrD gene encoding T4SS-associated protein LvrD, with product MNTLIKGLMVGLMAVTISACHHENPLKTQPAKASVTFLINASANAEKRLHFAIHKDAYGFAYLECMEGKQSPDIQCNALYQGMIAFAKEGHYAGFQMITQADLTEQKVFESLADEYAETAAIIWPHFVSGT
- a CDS encoding type IV secretion system protein, which gives rise to MNTLQFDNFIIQLSGEVDKLTNHFVFDGYTALASLLKAPLGAMIVLYIILKGYGIALGVIERPQHELFRFSMRAGLIYMMAMNWDLFSSYMRDLFVSGSESIATTLMQAVHKNPSSGSINQGLQNVLNEILKLGSDLFDAGSLRKLTPYFAGMMVFLSGSVTIGLAFIEIVIAKLMLAVTLCTAPLFILFTLFDQTKSFFDRWLGVLAGFAFVLIFVSSVVGLCIHLLHWVTYAFLGNTDELTAAIWVPIFIVACLCVMGITQAVAIGKSIGGSVCTSAGSAMVGGFIGGSLGAWGFSKSSVQKPINTLRQGLGNASRLMEKGKQLGGASHNVFKQLHKNLRKGAS